A stretch of Triticum aestivum cultivar Chinese Spring chromosome 1D, IWGSC CS RefSeq v2.1, whole genome shotgun sequence DNA encodes these proteins:
- the LOC123180583 gene encoding pyrophosphate-energized vacuolar membrane proton pump 1, translated as MAVIGTVGAEVLIPLAAVIGIAFAVFQWYVVAKVPVPSHDGEDGGGGAAQKGRSGHDESAEDGVDYRQVEARCAEIQHAISIGATSFLFTEYRYLAVFMAGFAVVIFMFLGSAQRFSTRPEPCTYDPARMCRPALANATFSMIAFLLGALTSVMSGYLGMRVATFANARTALEARRGVRRAFVVAFRSGAAMGFLLASSALFVLYVAINLFGVYYGDDWGGLYESITGYGLGGSSMALFGRVGGGIYTKAADVGADLVGKVERNIPEDDPRNPAVIADNVGDNVGDIAGMGSDLFGSYAESSCAALFVASISSFGTEHNFAAMMYPLLISAMGIVVCLATTVVATDVAEVKTVEEIGPALKRQILISTVLMTVGIAIVSFLVLPHSFTLFDFGRRKLVKNWYLFICVSAGLWAGLVIGYVTEYFTSNAYRPVQAVANSCRTGAATNVIFGLAVGYKSVIVPIFAIATAIYASFRLAAMYGIALAALGMLSTIATGLSIDAYGPISDNAGGIAEMSGMPHVVRERTDALDAAGNTTAAIGKGFAIGSAALVSLALFGAYVSRAGVAAVDVLSPRVFAGLLVGAMLPYWFSAMTMRSVGSAALAMVEEVRRQFDSIPGLMEGTAKPDYATCVKISTDASLKKMLAPGALVMLSPLVAGTLFGTETLAGLLAGALVSGVQVAISASNSGGAWDNAKKYIEAGASAEARALGPKGSDAHKAAVIGDTIGDPLKDTSGPSLNILIKLMAVEALVFAPFFAAHGGLIFKHL; from the exons ATCCAGCACGCCATCTCCATCGGCGCCACGTCCTTCCTCTTCACGGAGTACAG GTACCTCGCCGTGTTCATGGCTGGGTTCGCGGTGGTGATCTTCATGTTCTTAGGGTCGGCGCAGCGTTTCAGCACGCGGCCGGAGCCGTGCACGTACGACCCGGCGCGCATGTGCCGGCCGGCGCTAGCGAACGCGACCTTCAGCATGATCGCGTTCCTCCTGGGCGCGCTCACCTCCGTGATGTCCGGGTACCTCGGGATGCGCGTGGCGACGTTCGCGAACGCGCGCACGGCGCTCGAGGCCCGCCGCGGCGTGAGGCGAGCCTTCGTCGTGGCGTTCCGGTCTGGCGCCGCCATGGGCTTCCTCCTCGCGTCCAGCGCGCTGTTCGTCCTCTACGTCGCCATCAACCTCTTCGGCGTCTACTACGGCGACGACTGGGGCGGGCTCTACGAGTCCATCACCGGCTACGGCCTCGGCGGCTCGTCCATGGCCCTCTTTGGCCGCGTCGGCGGCGGCATCTACACCAAGGCCGCCGACGTCGGCGCCGACCTCGTCGGCAAGGTGGAGCGCAACATCCCCGAGGATGACCCTCGCAACCCCGCG GTGATCGCTGACAACGTGGGGGACAACGTCGGCGACATCGCCGGGATGGGGTCCGACCTGTTCGGGTCGTACGCGGAGTCGTCGTGCGCGGCGCTGTTCGTGGCGTCCATCTCCTCGTTCGGGACGGAGCACAACTTCGCGGCGATGATGTACCCGCTGCTCATCAGCGCCATGGGCATCGTGGTGTGCTTGGCCACCACGGTCGTCGCCACCGACGTCGCCGAGGTGAAGACCGTCGAGGAGATCGGGCCGGCGCTCAAGCGGCAGATCCTCATCTCCACCGTGCTCATGACCGTCGGCATCGCCATCGTCAGCTTCCTCGTCCTGCCGCACAGCTTCACCCTCTTCGACTTCGGCAGGCGCAAGCTCGTGAAGAACTG GTACCTGTTCATCTGTGTGTCGGCCGGTTTGTGGGCAGGTCTTGTAATCGGCTATGTCACAGAGTACTTCACAAGCAACGCTTACAG GCCGGTGCAGGCGGTGGCGAACTCGTGCCGCACGGGCGCGGCGACGAACGTCATCTTCGGGCTGGCGGTGGGATACAAGTCGGTGATCGTGCCCATCTTCGCCATCGCGACGGCCATCTACGCCAGCTTCCGCCTCGCCGCCATGTACGGCATCGCGCTGGCGGCGCTGGGCATGCTCAGCACCATCGCCACGGGGCTCAGCATCGACGCCTACGGCCCCATCAGCGACAACGCCGGCGGCATCGCCGAGATGTCCGGCATGCCTCACGTGGTCCGCGAGCGCACGGATGCGCTCGACGCCGCCGGCAACACCACCGCCGCCATCGGCAAAGGGTTCGCGATCGGGTCGGCAGCGCTGGTGTCGCTGGCGCTGTTCGGCGCCTACGTGAGCCGCGCCGGGGTCGCGGCGGTGGACGTGCTGAGCCCTCGGGTGTTCGCGGGGCTGCTGGTGGGGGCCATGCTGCCCTACTGGTTCTCGGCGATGACCATGCGGAGCGTGGGGAGCGCGGCGCTGGCGATGGTGGAGGAGGTGCGGCGGCAGTTCGACAGCATCCCGGGGCTCATGGAGGGCACGGCGAAGCCGGACTACGCCACCTGCGTCAAGATCTCCACCGACGCGTCGCTCAAGAAGATGCTGGCGCCCGGCGCGCTCGTCATGCTCAGCCCGCTGGTCGCCGGCACGCTGTTCGGCACCGAGACGCTGGCCGGGCTCCTCGCCGGCGCGCTGGTGTCGGGGGTCCAGGTGGCGATCTCGGCGTCCAACAGCGGCGGCGCGTGGGACAACGCCAAGAAGTACATCGAGGCCGGCGCGTCGGCGGAGGCGCGGGCGCTGGGGCCCAAGGGGTCGGACGCGCACAAGGCGGCGGTCATCGGCGACACCATCGGCGACCCGCTCAAGGACACCTCCGGCCCGTCGCTCAACATCCTCATAAAGCTCATGGCCGTCGAGGCGCTCGTCTTCGCGCCATTCTTCGCCGCGCACGGCGGCCTCATCTTCAAGCACCTCTGA